The Xenopus laevis strain J_2021 chromosome 7S, Xenopus_laevis_v10.1, whole genome shotgun sequence genome includes a window with the following:
- the LOC121396371 gene encoding uncharacterized protein LOC121396371, producing MMSSANMHKSKPRRISKEVHKMIEDMANTGMTVPAIHQKLQTLGITASRQTVRYHASGKAKTGCNRPTTTNNTVYRQTMSLVEEITKENDETTARQIKVFLATKYQQHLSLSTIRRMRRKLGWRYGKVRYSPMIRDVNKEKRVIQAQQWLNSGETFNDVIFTDETSVALERFARFAFNRKDHLSIKPRPKHPVKVHVWGGISRKGAGPLVIFEGIMDKAFFIENIVDSSLVPYIQQHWPSGHRLFQDNDPKHSAAASHLELRGIRWERTPPESPDFNAIEMIWANLKYHIRTVYKPKTKEELINGIRDYWLNVLSVDLCNKCIDHLANVLPVAIERGGQATGM from the exons ATGATGAGCAGCGCCAATATGCACAAATCCAAGCCTAGGCGGATAAGCAAAGAGGTGCACAAAATGATAGAAGACATGGCAAATACTGGAATGACTGTTCCTGCTATTCACCAAAAATTACAGACTTTAGGGATCACTGCATCAAGACAAACTGTGCGTTATCATGCCAGTGGCAAGGCAAAAACAGGCTGCAACAGGCCAACTACGACAAATAA tacagtatacagacaaACGATGTCTCTTGTGGAGGAAATAACAAAGGAAAATGATGAAACCACTGCCAGACAAATCAAAGTTTTCCTTGCTACAAAATATCAACAACACCTTTCACTTTCTACAATTCGGCGGATGCGTCGCAAGCTTGGTTGGAGATATGGAAAAGTCAG aTACTCTCCAATGATACGCGATGTAAACAAAGAGAAGAGGGTGATTCAGGCTCAGCAGTGGCTCAATTCTGGTGAAACatttaatgatgtcatttttacaGATGAAACTTCTGTAGCTTTGGAGCGATTTGCCAGATTTGCCTTCAATAGAAAAGACCATCTGTCCATTAAGCCACGACCAAAGCATCCAGTAAAAGTTCATGTCTGGGGGGGCATTTCTCGGAAAGGTGCAGGACCACTTGTTATATTTGAAGGTATAATGGATAAAGCATTCTTTATTGAAAATATTGTGGACAGTTCATTAGTCCCATACATCCAGCAACATTGGCCTTCCGGCCACAGACTGTTCCAGGACAATGACCCCAAGCACTCTGCTGCTGCCTCCCACTTGGAGCTGCGGGGCATAAGATGGGAGAGAACACCCCCAGAGTCTCCTGATTTTAATGCTATAGAAATGATATGGGCAAACTTAAAGTATCATATAAGGACAGTGTATAAGCCTAAAACAAAAGAGGAACTAATAAATGGAATACGGGATTACTGGCTAAATGTTTTAAGTGTGGACTTATGCAATAAATGCATCGATCATTTAGCAAACGTCCTGCCTGTTGCTATAGAGAGAGGAGGACAGGCTACAGGGATGTAA